From the genome of Methanobrevibacter sp.:
ATTGACAGCATAACTGTTGGGAATTCAGAAGTGGAAGGTCTGTCCCGTATGGTAATTACAGTTCATGCTGATGAAAAAGATCTCGAACAAGTCACAAAGCAATTGAATAAATTAATTGATGTTATCAAGATTAAAGATATTACTAAAAATGCCGTAAAAAGGGAATTATGCCTTGTTAAGGTAAATGTTCCTAATGCAAAAGCAAGAGCAGAAATAATGCAATATTCAAATATTTTCAGAGCTCATATTTTGGATGTTACAGAAGAAGCATTGATGATTGAGCTTACCGGAGATAAGGAGAAGATTAATGCATTTATATCTTTAGTAGAAAACTTTGGTATTAAAAGAATAGCCCGTACAGGCCTTACAGCCATGTCAAGGGGGGTATAAAATGACTATATTAGAAAATGTATTAAAAGACAATAAGGAATTTGTGGAAAACTTTGAAGGCGAAGAAATGTCTCACCATGCAGCTAAAAAATTAGCTATTTTAACTTGTATGGACTGCAGATTAATTGATTTCTTTGAACCAGCACTCGGTCTTAAAAGAGGAGATGCAAAAATCGTTAGAAACGCTGGAAACTCTATTGTTGGTGAAGATGCAATCAGGTCCATCGGAGCAGCTTTATACAACCTTGGCGCTGAAGAAGTGATGGTTGTAGGTCACACTGAATGTGGTATGGCAGGGGCTGATGCAGAAGCATTAAAAGAAAAAATGCTTGCACGTGGCATTAAAGAGGAAGACATTGCTAAATATGATTTGGCTGAATGGATTGGCGGATTTGAATCAGAAGAAGAAAACGTTAAAGACGTTGTTGAAAAAATCAAAAACCACCCGTTAATCCCAGATGTACCAGTACACGGTCTTATAATTGACATTGTTACAGGTGAGTTGAAAGTTTTAGTAGATGGTTACTAATCCATCTATTTATTTAATTTTTTTTAAATATTAAAAGTTACTTTTATTAACATTGAAAATCATATTTATTATGTGATATTTT
Proteins encoded in this window:
- the ilvN gene encoding acetolactate synthase small subunit; the protein is MTLQYHVISTLVEDKPGVLQKVAGMFNRRGFNIDSITVGNSEVEGLSRMVITVHADEKDLEQVTKQLNKLIDVIKIKDITKNAVKRELCLVKVNVPNAKARAEIMQYSNIFRAHILDVTEEALMIELTGDKEKINAFISLVENFGIKRIARTGLTAMSRGV
- a CDS encoding carbonic anhydrase, with protein sequence MTILENVLKDNKEFVENFEGEEMSHHAAKKLAILTCMDCRLIDFFEPALGLKRGDAKIVRNAGNSIVGEDAIRSIGAALYNLGAEEVMVVGHTECGMAGADAEALKEKMLARGIKEEDIAKYDLAEWIGGFESEEENVKDVVEKIKNHPLIPDVPVHGLIIDIVTGELKVLVDGY